One Amycolatopsis thermophila DNA segment encodes these proteins:
- a CDS encoding D-alanine--D-alanine ligase family protein, which translates to MRKTRVAVVFGGRSTEHTISCLSAGSVLAHLDRERFEVVPIGITREGGWVLGTADPTALAIRDRQLPSVEGGQSLVLAGDPTRRELVVTEPGAEALDGVDVVFPVLHGAFGEDGTLQGLLELAGIPYVGPGVLSSAVAMDKGYAKKLLAAEGLPVGRYVELRRGQSTLDAADRERLGLPVFVKPSRAGSSIGISKVTDWAGLDAAIALARETDPKVLIEAAVPGREVECGVLEFPDGRVEASLPAEVRVLSDDESAWYDFETKYIGEDAELDIPAKLDDVVTERLRAHAVKAFQALDCQGLARVDFFVGPNGELTVNEVNTMPGFTATSAYPKMWQVTGVDYRTLLTTLIDTALARGTGLR; encoded by the coding sequence ATGAGGAAGACGCGGGTGGCCGTGGTGTTCGGCGGCCGGAGCACCGAGCACACGATCTCGTGCCTGTCGGCCGGCAGCGTGCTGGCGCACCTGGACCGTGAGCGGTTCGAGGTCGTGCCGATCGGGATCACCCGCGAGGGCGGCTGGGTGCTGGGCACCGCCGACCCGACGGCGCTCGCGATCCGGGACCGGCAGCTGCCCTCGGTCGAGGGCGGGCAGTCGCTCGTGCTCGCCGGCGACCCGACGCGGCGCGAGCTGGTCGTCACCGAGCCCGGTGCCGAGGCGCTCGATGGGGTCGACGTCGTGTTCCCCGTGCTGCACGGTGCGTTCGGTGAGGACGGGACGCTGCAGGGCCTGCTCGAGCTGGCCGGGATCCCGTACGTGGGCCCGGGCGTGCTGTCCAGCGCCGTCGCGATGGACAAGGGGTATGCGAAGAAACTTCTTGCCGCGGAAGGACTTCCGGTCGGCCGGTACGTCGAGCTGCGCCGTGGCCAGTCCACTCTGGACGCCGCGGACCGGGAGCGGCTCGGGCTGCCGGTGTTCGTGAAACCGTCGCGCGCCGGGTCGTCGATCGGCATCAGCAAGGTGACCGACTGGGCCGGCCTGGACGCCGCCATCGCCCTGGCGCGCGAGACCGACCCGAAGGTGCTCATCGAGGCCGCGGTGCCCGGCCGCGAGGTCGAGTGCGGCGTGCTGGAGTTCCCGGACGGCCGGGTCGAGGCCTCGCTGCCGGCCGAGGTGCGCGTCCTCTCCGACGACGAGTCCGCCTGGTACGACTTCGAGACGAAGTACATCGGCGAGGACGCCGAGCTGGACATACCGGCCAAGCTGGACGACGTGGTGACCGAGCGGCTGCGCGCGCACGCGGTGAAGGCGTTCCAGGCGCTGGACTGCCAGGGCCTGGCCCGCGTGGACTTCTTCGTGGGCCCGAACGGCGAGCTGACGGTCAACGAGGTCAACACGATGCCCGGCTTCACGGCGACGTCGGCCTACCCCAAGATGTGGCAGGTCACGGGCGTCGATTACCGCACGTTGCTGACGACGCTGATCGACACCGCGCTCGCGCGGGGCACCGGGCTGCGCTAG
- the pdxR gene encoding MocR-like pyridoxine biosynthesis transcription factor PdxR, with product MSQSATALPVTLDREAATPLAVQLADALRDAAATGHLRGGDRLPSTRALAARLGVSRTVTSAAYEQLHAEGWITGRHGSGTYVTTSPPSDRPVHRVVPGEAAEPDELLDLTPGTPWAEGIDRAAWRRAWRAAADTAPLTRAHRAGLPEYRSAIAEHLLRHRGLAVGTDSVLATGGTTAAVLELAGAVFRPGDTVAVEEPGYQRAVEAFLSAGLTVVGVPVDGEGLVTEAIPPGVRGIYCSPAHQYPMGSRLNAARRVGLVERARAENMLIIEDDYDGELRFDVAPLPLLAALAPDVVVHLGTTSKILTPTLGAGWMVAPGAVTSTVLAYRDRTGTRPSPAGQRVLIELARHGDLGRHLRKLRRELSDRRVMLVSALRGAGIPVLGDDAGAHLVVPFPTAEAERERVAAGRVRGIRLDGLARHFAGTPTAFGAAIGYAGCSRAALAGALDTLVGLLR from the coding sequence GTGTCGCAGTCCGCCACCGCGCTGCCCGTCACCCTCGACCGCGAGGCCGCGACCCCGCTGGCCGTGCAGCTCGCCGACGCCCTGCGCGACGCGGCCGCGACCGGGCACCTGCGCGGCGGCGACCGCCTGCCGTCCACCCGCGCGCTGGCCGCCCGGCTCGGCGTGAGCCGCACCGTGACCTCGGCCGCGTACGAACAGCTGCACGCGGAAGGCTGGATCACCGGGCGCCACGGATCCGGTACCTACGTCACCACTTCACCACCCAGCGACCGGCCCGTCCACCGGGTCGTCCCAGGGGAGGCCGCCGAACCGGACGAGCTGCTCGACCTCACCCCGGGCACGCCGTGGGCGGAGGGCATCGACCGGGCCGCGTGGCGCCGGGCGTGGCGCGCGGCCGCCGACACCGCGCCGCTGACCCGCGCCCACCGCGCGGGCCTGCCGGAGTACCGGTCCGCGATCGCCGAACACCTGCTGCGGCACCGCGGTCTGGCGGTCGGTACCGACTCGGTCCTGGCCACCGGCGGCACCACCGCCGCGGTGCTCGAACTGGCCGGGGCGGTGTTCCGGCCCGGGGACACCGTCGCCGTGGAGGAACCGGGCTACCAGCGCGCGGTGGAGGCGTTCCTGAGCGCGGGGCTGACGGTGGTCGGCGTGCCGGTCGACGGCGAGGGCCTGGTCACCGAGGCCATTCCGCCCGGCGTGCGCGGGATCTACTGCTCGCCCGCGCACCAGTACCCGATGGGATCCCGGCTGAACGCCGCCCGCCGGGTCGGGCTCGTCGAGCGGGCGCGGGCGGAGAACATGCTCATCATCGAGGACGACTACGACGGTGAGCTGCGGTTCGACGTCGCCCCGCTGCCGCTGCTCGCCGCGCTCGCCCCCGACGTCGTGGTGCACCTGGGCACCACCAGCAAGATCCTCACCCCGACCCTCGGCGCGGGCTGGATGGTCGCGCCCGGGGCGGTCACCTCCACGGTCCTGGCCTACCGCGATCGCACCGGAACCCGGCCGTCCCCGGCTGGCCAGCGCGTCCTGATCGAGCTGGCGCGGCACGGCGACCTGGGCCGTCACCTGCGGAAACTGCGCCGCGAGCTGTCCGACCGGCGGGTGATGCTCGTCTCCGCCCTGCGCGGGGCCGGCATCCCGGTGCTCGGCGACGACGCGGGCGCGCACCTGGTCGTGCCGTTCCCCACCGCGGAGGCCGAGCGGGAGCGCGTCGCCGCCGGGCGGGTGCGCGGGATCCGCCTCGACGGCCTGGCCCGGCACTTCGCCGGCACGCCGACGGCGTTCGGCGCCGCGATCGGGTACGCCGGCTGTTCGCGCGCGGCCCTGGCCGGTGCGCTGGACACGCTGGTGGGCTTACTGCGCTGA
- a CDS encoding pyridoxamine 5'-phosphate oxidase family protein — protein MSTLSPTPRSTLTRKRDRAATDRERLYEVLDEALICHLGLVLNGSPVVLPTGYGRDGDTLYFHGSSGAGNIRAAAEGIDVCVTVTLLDGLVYARSLNNHSMNYRSAVVHGKARLVTGDEKMHGLYVVTEHLTPGSWDHARAVTAKERAAVSVLALDLAEASVKIRAGEPVDEPEDMDSHHIWAGVVPVQTTLGTPVPATYVPAGAPVPEHVRDRKLS, from the coding sequence ATGAGCACACTCTCGCCGACCCCGCGCAGCACCCTGACCCGCAAGCGGGACCGGGCGGCCACCGATCGCGAGCGCCTGTACGAGGTGCTCGACGAGGCGCTGATCTGCCACCTCGGGCTGGTGCTGAACGGATCGCCCGTGGTGCTGCCCACCGGGTACGGCCGCGACGGCGACACCTTGTACTTCCACGGTTCGAGCGGCGCGGGCAACATCCGCGCGGCGGCGGAGGGCATCGACGTCTGCGTCACGGTGACCCTGCTCGACGGGCTCGTCTACGCGCGCTCGCTCAACAACCACTCGATGAACTACCGCAGCGCCGTCGTGCACGGGAAGGCGCGGCTGGTGACGGGCGACGAGAAGATGCACGGGTTGTACGTGGTGACCGAGCACCTGACACCGGGCTCGTGGGATCACGCCCGCGCGGTCACCGCGAAGGAACGCGCGGCGGTCTCGGTGCTCGCACTGGACCTGGCCGAGGCGTCGGTGAAGATCCGGGCGGGCGAGCCCGTCGACGAGCCCGAGGACATGGACAGCCACCACATCTGGGCCGGGGTCGTGCCGGTCCAGACCACCCTGGGCACCCCGGTCCCGGCCACCTACGTGCCCGCGGGCGCACCGGTCCCGGAGCACGTGCGCGACCGGAAACTGTCGTAG